In Amphiura filiformis chromosome 1, Afil_fr2py, whole genome shotgun sequence, the following are encoded in one genomic region:
- the LOC140158667 gene encoding uncharacterized protein, which translates to MHQMRQKDGVLTNDRQDILSVCADFYQDLHSSKSNEAKPNTISPDISAIPSITQKEVEMAVKEMKDSKAPGTDDITSDIIKIGGEGITQHLAGLYNQILDEKRIPVCWKEAKLNLL; encoded by the coding sequence ATGCACCAAATGAGACAAAAAGACGGTGTCTTGACAAATGACAGGCAAGACATACTTAGTGTATGCGCAGACTTTTATCAAGACCTGCATAGTTCCAAATCAAATGAGGCAAAACCAAATACAATATCACCAGACATATCAGCCATCCCAAGTATAACACAAAAAGAAGTGGAAATGGCGGTAAAGGAGATGAAAGACAGCAAAGCACCAGGAACAGATGACATTACTAGTGATATAATCAAGATTGGAGGAGAGGGGATTACTCAACATTTAGCTGGACTCTATAACCAAATATTGGATGAAAAAAGGATACCAGTTTGCTGGAAAGAGGCAAAACTGAATCTCCTTTAA